In Colletotrichum destructivum chromosome 1, complete sequence, the sequence gatggagaaggaaaaaCGGAGGGGAAAAGATCTTGTTGTAAAGCACAAAAAGGCGTGTGCAAGGAGACGAGGGGAGGGACAATGGCAAAATTGCAGAAAGTTGTGTGCTGCCGGGTTTCTGACAGCACCAGGCGGACGGGGAAACACGAGACGAGAAAGCGGCCGTGTGTATGTGGTTTGTGGTCATTTGGGAGAGTGAGCGTCaaggcgtcgagggcgtcgctCGCGTCTCGCCCGGTGTGGTAGCCGTTCCATCCATCAGGAGCTCGCTCAGGCTTCCGCTTCCTGGCCCTTCAGGGCGACCTGAACCTGAACATGGCACGGCATGGCACGGCACGGGCACCCCCAGCACGAGCAGATGGGTGAATGAGCACGACAACGATACCGAATAGCAACATCTGTACCCTAGGCGCGTTGAGGGGAGAAAAGCAAGCTTACAAAAAGggcagagacagacagatagacagatagatagatagacaGATAGATGCAGGGCGAGGCAACAGAACAGAGCTGAGCAGCAgtgagggaagggggaagggagagatGTGATgtgaggggaggagggctAGACATGAGAAACACAGACAAGACGTAccggcgcggcgggcctGGCGTTCCCTCTTTTCCTGCTGTATCTTCTCGTCGAGTTCGCGTTGGCgggcgtcgtcttcttcggtgCGACGAGCATTCATCTCCTTGACGTCTTGCAGAAACTTGGAGACGTCGTCCATTGCTTGTTCCGACATGATGAGGTGGGAGGCAGAGTCATGACACGACACGGTTGCGAAGTGGGGGAGGGAATGGAAACAGGTGGTTCTGTCTTCTGTATGCGCAGGATTACCCCCGGTTAGAATTGTATGTCGTGGCAAGAGGAGCAGGTAAGGTAGTGAGGTCCTTGTTGGAGAAGGATATGTTGTCTAATTTCTTGCCGTCCCTCTTTCGGTTTTGCGTCCACCTTTGGGACTCGGTCTGCggtgggatgggatgggatgggatgggatgggatagGATAGAATGGTAGGACAGGTAGGACAGGATGGAGGTACCTTGCGTTCGTCACCTTttggatgggatgggatggatggcgCTAAGAGTGGGCAGTTGCGCCAAAGCAAGGTACTACGCACTACCCAAGCGGagcagaggcggcggcggcgacggcgcgggcaAGGAACCCCAAGGCAGCCAACCCGAGGTCAGGCACGACGGATCTTCAGTCTGTGTTTTGTCTGTACAGCAGTGCAGCAGTACAGCACAGCGGGGAAGCTCTGTCACTCTGGTTACAGAATACCTAGACTAGCAGATGCGCGCAGACTGACTGAAAGTAGTTCCGAGTGTCTggcgagggtggcggcggcggcggcgggggtaAGGTTGAAAACTGGAGGTTCAGGGTGTTGTTGGGTTGTTGGGGGATTGTTTTGTTTCGAGGAAACCTGACTGAGAGGTCAAAGTAAACAGGGAGAAAGGGAGTGGGATGCGAAGTTGCGTATCCGTAGCTACGGCGGACAGAGGAGACCTGCAGCGGCGGTACTTTGGCTGACGAACGAAGAGTTTGAAGGAAGCAGATTTTTATTTGGACACACGGCGCAGCGGCGAAGAGGCCGGCACAGAGGCCGACGGTTCGCCCTCcggatgctgctgctgcagcagctgtgCTCTCGCGCTCGTGCTTGTGCTGCTACTAGAgctgccatgccatgccatgccatgccatgtcAATTGGGCAGATTGTTCATCAGGTAAGGTACCGTCAGGCGTAGCGCCGCATCCAATAATCTCGCAGAGTTGGCACAGACATCCACCTCGTGCGCCTAGTGATGAATGGTTTGATCCAAATTGAGCGCAATGTCAACAACGGctttccccctccctgtCCCTCTCCCTCCGTCTTCCTTCGACAACGCCCAAAACAGTTCTTTGGTCGtgcgtcttcttctgcttcgaCACCAGCCTTTGAGCTCTTTGTTGTCTAAAAAACGTCTGGCACTCCTGCTGTCGAGATCCTCCGTCCCCCATTTCAACTCGCCGCCCCCAGCCCATCCTCGACGAGTCGAGAGTCAGACATAGGTAGCAAGAAACGAGGACCAAAACAAACGGGGTACGTATCTAGTCCCGAGACGCATGGATCATATTCTTCTCCACACTCGTAACCCCTGTCTCACGATTGGACAGGTGGGTTCCGTACCTGAGGTCGTCCACCTCACTGGCCCATCTGCGCCGTTTCAATCACGTCGTTTCAACCCATGATAACCGAGGGGATGAACCCGGGCATCCGCGTTTCTTGAAGACCTTGAAAATCGCACACCAAATTTCTCTCCGGCGAATGACAGGAGTGAAAATGATTCTCCTGCAAGAGGCCAGGCATACAGCCTGCCCGCCCAGCAGACAACTGATGAGAGCAGCCACCGGCAGTGCTCTGCAGGCGGCATGCAAATGTACTTAACATACATCCGCAGCATGCGGCGCGCGATGGCCTGTTGGCCCGCTCGTATTTCTGCTTCTCGGGCACCAtcggagcagcaggccaggGTCCCCGATTGTCAGCACCAAGACGCATCACCACATACACCACAAggctgcctacctaccttgggTAGGTAATCAAACAACCCCAATCCACAAAAGCTGCCCCTGTTTCTCGGCCTCAGAGATAGATTGCGATTGCGATGCGAACGATGCTGTGGAATGAATGCCACCCCCTATCCCTCCCTCGTGTGTGCGCTCTCTTTCGCACACTCGAGTGCCCCATCTACCTCTCACCCGTAGCAAGACGTCGATCCCGACCCCCGAACCCACGACAGACCTTCAGGCGCGCTTCACTCCTGGGGTCGCCCTTCTAGAACACGATTGAGTTCCCTACCTTTGGCCATTCATATTGTTATTATTTATCTATTTATTTTTTGACCCAGCGACCGTTATGCGCGCGTCGACCTTGTCCTGGGCATCCCAACTTCCAACTCGGGGTGTGCTGGCTGGATGAGCATGGCATCTCTCTGCCATCGACCCAAAAACAAGCCCTCTGGCACTCAGTACAAAAAGAGCCTTTTCTTGGCATCGTCCACAACCCAAGCTAGCCCTTCCTTGAGGTTGGTGCCCGTCATGGCACTGCATCGTAAGACATGCCAGTGATGCGTCCTAATCGCCTCCAACTGCAGCCCCTGGACGAGAGAGATGTCAGCCAAACTTCCGACAAAGTTGTCAAGGAGCGTGTCAATATCCGAACCTGTAGTATCTCCTGCTCGCCCATGCATCCGTTCACGTCCGTCTTGTTGGCAAAGACAAGCAGACTCGCACCAGATAGCCGCTGTGAACCGGTCGGGGGTCAGTTAGCACACCAGGATCGCGCCTACTCCACACAGGTCGTTGGAAGGCGGACGAACCTCTTCTTGGAGGAGACCATGCAACTCTTCTCTACAATCTTCGATTCTCAATCGATCTGTGGCGTCGACAACCCAGATCAGCGCATCCGTCTTCTCGAAGTAGTTGCGCCAATATGAGCGCAGCGTCTTCTGGCCTCCGACGTCCCCTGTTTCGGTCAGACAGCTGGCTCCAAAGCATTACGTGTGCTCGCCATACATATGTTTAGCTTGTATCTGGCTCATTGTTAGCTGTGCAATTGACGACTGGAGGGCATGACCCAATACCCGTCGTAGTCGATGGTCTTGATGATAAAGCCCAGAGTTGGGCTCACTGTGTTGACGTCTTCACCCATGATCTTCTTGACTATCGTCGTCTTCCCAGCATTGTCAAGACCTCTATGCGATATCATCAGCAAAGATGTACGGCAAGCATACAGGGGTTCCCAACCAACAGCATGAGGATGCGcatctccttgtccttgagaCGCGCTTTTCTGAGAATGGACAACATTTTAGTCGTAATCGAAGGACTTATCCCCTGGGCAGATCTCGACTACAGGTGGCAAGTTGAAGAAATTGGGCTTCTTGGGTTGCTCATGATGCCGCACCTGTCCTATTGCAGTTGACAGGAGCCGGTGCCCGCATCCAGACTGTCTGGCGACCCCCTGACGCCTGTCAGTAATCACGTGATTGTGTCTCGGTGACGGTCAACCTAGCTCCAATAGACGCCGCCCCGCTAGCGCGCCTCACCGAGCTTACCGAGTCTGCTCACCGTGATCAACAACGTCCGACGCCAATTCTGGCGGTGTTCTAACCAAGCTCATGCCTGTAGCTTCATGCACAATTCGTACAACCTGAACGGAGACTACCATGTGGTTGATATATCATATATCATATGTAATTGCTGGCAGCTGTGAACAATACTTTGTGCAACATCACGAAGTCATCTTTGGTAAAAACGTCTACACAACCTACAAACAGTGTTAATAAATGTTTTGTTACACAGCACAAAACCATCTCAAATCAATAATATTTTTGCTAGTGTTGTGTTGTGATTTTGGCTAGAAACCATATAATTCTGGCCAGTGGTGGTGCTCAAAAGAAGTtgagaggaggaaggagcGACAGTAAGTTGAGCAGAGGAAAGCCCTGCCGCACCTGGACACATGCTCCTACCTGTTTTGGGCACCAGCCTGTTTTGTAAATATTTTCTTCTCTAAAAAATCTTTCTCACTTCTAAaatcttcttctccctcaaGCTCATACCAACTTTCCTTCTTCCTATCCTCTCACCACATAGTCCTCAACTATACACATCAACTACGCTTCGCACGCACCCCAGGACACacaaaaagaagagaacgcATCGCGTATACTGCAATCATCTTGCAGGCCACTTACAAGTCATTTTTAAACCAACAAGCGCGCCCTCTCACTATTTTCAGTGATTCACGCTAATTTCCTGAGTACCGGAAGCTGATAGCCCTTTGCAGTTCAGGGACAATACGTGCACACGCGTGCagttttttcttcttattttCCTTACACTCACACATCCTCACACAAAGACACACAAACGTCTGTGAAACACAAAGAGCCAGTAAGTGAATTATTGCGCAGGTTATCTGTATAAGATATTTTCAAAGGTCTTTACTAAACTGTCTTCCATTAGACAGCTCCAACAAACTCTTTGAGGAAGCCTACTACCAGCTGCCATCAACAATGTCAACCCAAGACCAGAAAAGAGATACCAAGATGAAAACTTCTGACAGCAGAAGCTACCAAAAGCACGATAAGGAACATCATGACGGTGGCAGAAGTGCACACTTCAACCGGCCAGGCAGCCCTTACCCTCGTGCCTCTACCAAAGCGCACCATCACCAGAGCAACTCCAGCCAGTCTACGGCTCGCTGGTCCTCCCAGGGCTTGAACAAGCGGAACGCCGGGAAAAATGCCCAAAATAAGGCTTCATTGTCCTCGAAGAAACCTATCAGACCTAGTGAGCCCAGCAAGCGGACTACCTCGATCCGTTGGGCTAAGGATCTTCCAGTTCCAGACAGGAAGCGGTCTCCCACTTCTTGGAACGAAACAGTATCCAGCCCAGAGGTTGCACGAGCAGCTACTGAATCTGATAGCAGCGTCTCTGACTTCCATGTCGCACAGCAATCGTTTGCAGTGAGCAAGAGCTCCGAGAAGACGTGGAAGAAGcaggaggttgaggttgTTACCAAACGCCAGACGACCCAGAAAGGCGAAGACAAGAAGCATGACAAGAAGCAAGATACAGCGGCTCAACATCCACCGACCACATATATCCCTCCTCACCTGCGTAGGATCAACGAATACATCCCTCCTCACTTGCGCATGATCAAGGCTAAGCCTGATGTTGAGGTTGACACTCCAAACCTGGAGTACGAAAACCCAAACAGCATGAGCTATGATGCCGATTCCGACACGGAATCGGTCGAGCCCGCCAAGAGTTCAACTCCCCTAACTCCAATGGTTTTGAAGGAACTCCCAGAGAGACAAGGAGTGGAACTTAAGTCCAAGAAGAGTCATCTGTCCATGGATGTCAGTGTGGCGGGCGACATCACGTCCAGCGATGAGCGTGGCTCAAGCCGCTCCAGCACTCCCTCCGAC encodes:
- a CDS encoding Putative small GTP-binding protein, which gives rise to MLSILRKARLKDKEMRILMLGLDNAGKTTIVKKIMGEDVNTVSPTLGFIIKTIDYDGYKLNIWDVGGQKTLRSYWRNYFEKTDALIWVVDATDRLRIEDCREELHGLLQEERLSGASLLVFANKTDVNGCMGEQEILQGLQLEAIRTHHWHVLRCSAMTGTNLKEGLAWVVDDAKKRLFLY